From a region of the Streptomyces tirandamycinicus genome:
- the rpsL gene encoding 30S ribosomal protein S12 → MPTIQQLVRKGRQDKVEKNKTPALEGSPQRRGVCTRVFTTTPKKPNSALRKVARVRLTSGIEVTAYIPGEGHNLQEHSIVLVRGGRVKDLPGVRYKIIRGSLDTQGVKNRKQARSRYGAKKEK, encoded by the coding sequence GTGCCTACGATCCAGCAGCTGGTCCGGAAGGGCCGGCAGGACAAGGTCGAGAAGAACAAGACGCCCGCACTCGAGGGTTCCCCTCAGCGTCGCGGCGTCTGCACGCGTGTGTTCACGACCACCCCGAAGAAGCCGAACTCGGCCCTCCGTAAGGTCGCGCGTGTGCGTCTGACCTCGGGCATCGAGGTCACGGCCTACATTCCGGGTGAGGGACACAACCTGCAGGAGCACTCCATCGTGCTCGTGCGTGGTGGCCGTGTGAAGGACCTGCCGGGTGTTCGCTACAAGATCATCCGTGGTTCCCTCGACACCCAGGGTGTCAAGAACCGCAAGCAGGCCCGCAGCCGCTACGGCGCCAAGAAGGAGAAGTAA
- the rpsG gene encoding 30S ribosomal protein S7, translating into MPRKGPAPKRPVIIDPVYGSPLVTSLINKILLNGKRSTAERIVYGAMEGLREKTGADPVITLKRALENVKPSLEVKSRRVGGATYQVPIEVKPGRASTLALRWVVGYSRARREKTMTERLMNELLDASNGLGASVKKREDTHKMAESNKAFAHYRW; encoded by the coding sequence ATGCCTCGTAAGGGCCCCGCCCCGAAGCGCCCGGTCATCATCGACCCGGTCTACGGTTCTCCTCTGGTGACCTCGCTGATCAACAAGATCCTGCTGAACGGCAAGCGCTCCACCGCCGAGCGCATCGTCTACGGCGCCATGGAAGGCCTTCGCGAGAAGACCGGTGCCGACCCGGTCATCACGCTGAAGCGCGCTCTCGAGAACGTCAAGCCGTCCCTCGAGGTCAAGTCCCGCCGCGTCGGTGGCGCCACCTACCAGGTGCCGATCGAGGTCAAGCCCGGTCGCGCCTCCACCCTCGCGCTCCGCTGGGTCGTGGGCTACTCCCGCGCCCGCCGCGAGAAGACCATGACCGAGCGCCTCATGAACGAGCTCCTGGACGCCTCGAACGGCCTCGGTGCTTCGGTCAAGAAGCGCGAGGACACGCACAAGATGGCCGAGTCCAACAAGGCCTTCGCGCACTACCGCTGGTAG
- the fusA gene encoding elongation factor G — protein MATTSLDLAKVRNIGIMAHIDAGKTTTTERILFYTGVSYKIGEVHDGAATMDWMEQEQERGITITSAATTCHWPLEDVDHTINIIDTPGHVDFTVEVERSLRVLDGAVTVFDGVAGVEPQSETVWRQADRYGVPRICFVNKLDRTGAEFHRCVDMISDRLGAQPIVMQLPIGAEADFKGVIDLVRMKALVWSAEAAKGEMYDVVDIPDTHAEAAEEYRGKLLESVAENDEEIMELYLEGQEPSEEQLYAAIRRITIASGKGKGTTVTPVFCGTAFKNKGVQPLLDAVVRYLPSPLDVEAIEGHDVKDAEQIVRRKPSDEEPLSALAFKIMSDPHLGKLTFVRIYSGRLESGTAVLNSVKGKKERIGKIYRMHANKREEIDSVGAGDIVAVMGLKQTTTGETLADEKNPVILESMDFPAPVIEVAIEPKSKGDQEKLGVAIQRLAEEDPSFQVHTNEETGQTVIGGMGELHLEVLVDRMKREFKVEANVGKPQVAYRETIRKSVDRVDYTHKKQTGGTGQFAKVQIAVEPIEGGDAAYEFVNKVTGGRIPKEYIPSVDAGCQEAMSFGILAGYEMTGVRVTLLDGAYHEVDSSELAFKIAGSQAFKEAARKASPVLLEPMMAVEVTTPEDYMGDVIGDINSRRGQIQAMEERAGARVVKGLVPLSEMFGYVGDLRSKTSGRASYSMQFDSYAEVPRNVAEEIIAKAKGE, from the coding sequence ATGGCTACCACTTCGCTTGACCTGGCCAAGGTCCGCAACATCGGGATCATGGCCCACATCGACGCGGGCAAGACGACCACCACCGAGCGCATCCTGTTCTACACCGGTGTTTCGTACAAGATCGGTGAGGTCCACGACGGCGCCGCCACGATGGACTGGATGGAGCAGGAGCAGGAGCGCGGCATCACCATCACGTCCGCCGCGACGACCTGTCACTGGCCGCTCGAGGACGTCGACCACACCATCAACATCATCGACACCCCGGGGCACGTCGACTTCACCGTCGAGGTGGAGCGCTCCCTGCGTGTGCTCGACGGTGCCGTGACGGTGTTCGACGGCGTCGCCGGCGTCGAGCCGCAGTCCGAGACCGTGTGGCGTCAGGCCGACCGCTACGGCGTTCCGCGCATCTGCTTCGTCAACAAGCTCGACCGCACCGGTGCCGAGTTCCACCGCTGTGTCGACATGATCAGCGACCGCCTGGGCGCTCAGCCGATCGTGATGCAGCTCCCGATCGGTGCCGAGGCGGACTTCAAGGGCGTCATCGACCTGGTCCGTATGAAGGCGCTGGTCTGGTCCGCCGAGGCCGCCAAGGGCGAGATGTACGACGTCGTCGACATCCCGGACACGCACGCCGAGGCTGCCGAGGAGTACCGCGGCAAGCTGCTGGAGTCCGTGGCCGAGAACGACGAGGAGATCATGGAGCTGTACCTCGAGGGCCAGGAGCCCTCCGAGGAGCAGCTGTACGCCGCGATCCGCCGTATCACCATCGCCTCGGGCAAGGGCAAGGGCACCACGGTCACCCCGGTGTTCTGTGGCACCGCGTTCAAGAACAAGGGCGTGCAGCCCCTGCTCGACGCGGTCGTCCGCTACCTGCCGTCGCCGCTGGACGTCGAGGCCATCGAGGGTCACGACGTCAAGGACGCCGAGCAGATCGTCCGCCGCAAGCCGTCCGACGAGGAGCCGCTGTCGGCGCTGGCGTTCAAGATCATGAGCGACCCGCACCTGGGCAAGCTCACCTTCGTGCGCATCTACTCCGGCCGTCTGGAGTCCGGCACCGCGGTGCTGAACTCCGTGAAGGGCAAGAAGGAGCGCATCGGCAAGATCTACCGTATGCACGCCAACAAGCGTGAGGAGATCGACTCGGTGGGCGCCGGTGACATCGTCGCCGTCATGGGCCTGAAGCAGACCACCACCGGTGAGACGCTCGCGGACGAGAAGAACCCGGTCATCCTGGAGTCCATGGACTTCCCGGCGCCGGTCATCGAGGTCGCGATCGAGCCCAAGTCCAAGGGCGACCAGGAGAAGCTGGGTGTCGCCATCCAGCGTCTCGCGGAGGAGGACCCCTCCTTCCAGGTGCACACCAACGAGGAGACCGGCCAGACCGTCATCGGCGGTATGGGCGAGCTTCACCTCGAGGTGCTCGTCGACCGGATGAAGCGCGAGTTCAAGGTCGAGGCCAACGTCGGCAAGCCGCAGGTCGCGTACCGCGAGACCATCCGCAAGTCGGTGGACCGCGTGGACTACACCCACAAGAAGCAGACCGGTGGTACCGGTCAGTTCGCCAAGGTGCAGATCGCGGTCGAGCCGATCGAGGGCGGCGACGCGGCCTACGAGTTCGTGAACAAGGTCACCGGTGGCCGCATCCCGAAGGAGTACATCCCTTCCGTGGACGCCGGCTGCCAGGAGGCGATGTCGTTCGGCATCCTCGCCGGCTACGAGATGACGGGCGTCCGCGTCACGCTTCTCGACGGCGCCTACCACGAGGTCGACTCCTCCGAGCTCGCGTTCAAGATCGCCGGTTCGCAGGCCTTCAAGGAGGCCGCGCGCAAGGCGTCCCCGGTTCTCCTCGAGCCGATGATGGCCGTTGAGGTCACCACGCCCGAGGACTACATGGGCGATGTCATCGGTGACATCAACTCCCGCCGTGGCCAGATCCAGGCCATGGAGGAGCGTGCCGGTGCCCGCGTCGTCAAGGGCCTGGTGCCGCTGTCGGAGATGTTCGGCTACGTCGGCGACCTCCGCAGCAAGACCTCGGGTCGCGCAAGCTACTCGATGCAGTTCGACTCCTACGCCGAGGTTCCGCGGAACGTCGCCGAGGAGATCATCGCGAAGGCCAAGGGCGAGTAA